The sequence TTATTGACATTATGTACCTAGTGAGTCCAACTCATATTTCTTTATAGTTAAAATGAGCCATACTTATTTTACTTCCATTGTGGTTTCCAGTTCAGGATAAAATGAGGTTAGGGGATGATTAACAAGGTAGCTAGATGCATGGTTTCTCAATGATATTGATGAAAATATTGGTGATTAATCTAAAGTGCATTATTATCCCAGAAATTATCTAGCTCCTAGAGcataatcaataaaatatatccTAAAACACCTCAGGTCAGAgaaatagtattttctttataaatgtgaaTCAGTTTCACTTGAATTTTGTGCTCTTAAAGCAGCACGGtgtgtttctttctggaggctctacaGGGTAATCTATATCCTGCCGATTCAAATTTTTgtcagaattcatttccttgaagTTGTAGGACTGAGGCCCCGTTTTCTTGGTGGCTATAAACTGAGGCTTGttcccagcttccagaggccactgcgtttcttggctcatggccttttccctccatcttcaaaagcCAGCAATAGCTGTTGAGTCCTCAGGTCATCTCTCAGACCcactcttctgccttcctcctcctctttaaGGATTCATATGATTACACTGTACTCACCTGGATAATCTCATCTCAAAGTTcttaaccttaatcacatctgccaaggcccttttgccatgtaaggtaacattgTCCCAGGTTTGTGGAATTCGGGTGTGGACATCTTGGGCAGGACAGCGTTATTCTGCCTctcacagatatatatatatatatatatatatatatatatatatatatacacatatatatatatatatgtatatatatatatcttttgactaacatatttttaaatcattcaatttctgaaataatttgaaacagCTATAGTTGCTGTGGTAGTGCTATGCATAGGGTACAATGAGACTATTTGATAGTTTCAACGAATCCAGTCTAAGATGACCAGGGAAGGCTATTCTGAAGAGAAACCATCTCAACTGGTAAGTGATGAATCAGGAGGAGTTAATTAGCCAAGGGGCTTCAGGTAGGGCATGAATATTTTAGGGAAGTACTTACTTACTAAGAGTGTCTCAGCCCATTGGGTTTATTGTATGTTTCCTAGTTTCAGGATTACTGGTCTCTTCCactttgttttacaaattgaaaaatactCACTGTACATTTCTATCACTcacaagttattttctttttctattttttgcctGTGGTTTGTAggtaaaagagataaaaaggtGGAGTTTCCATTTCCATATCACCTACTGGTACAGCAGCAAtcataattgtgtttttaatcatATAAATAATTTGTGCTATTAAGTCACTGAAAGAAAGACCATGTCATACATTTTTGCCATGTCCCCTATGGCCAAAATTCACTGAAGGCAAGCAtgagagaggaaaatattttcctgtgtaATATATTCTCCTGACAGCATGAGAAAGACGTCAAATAGAAATAGTATACAATTGACAGTAATCACCATAATGAAATTGTTTAGTGAAAATTGCTTATCATAACCTCAGAGAATTAGGCTTATCAACTACTTTTTGTAAACCTACTAACAAAAATTCTGGCaccaacacagaaaaaaacatacactGATTACAATAACCACAAAATTCCCCCCCGTCCAGGAATTAGGAGGCATTGATTGTGTACTGAGCACAATCAATTATAAGAACCAAAAGGCAAATAGTTAAGGAATGCTTGTACAGGCAACAAAACTGAACTCACTCCCCCAGGTACTGTGCTCGACTAGCAAAACCACAACTTCTTCACTCGCTAACTCTGcattgagaaacactgctttatCAGCTAAGAGCCATAGAAAGTGTTCAAAATCAAATGCCCCAACTCAAGAGGTATCTGAACATTATGGTATTTGAATAGGCCATACATTCAAAATCACAAAAGGGACATGTCAAGATATTTGATATCAAACTGTCTGTTAAATCACCAAATACTGTATCATCTTTTTGAGAAAGTAGAAGCACATGAGTCATATGAAACAGAATCAAATAGAGTTAAAATGATGTGTCCGTTCAGATGTTGACATAAAGCACTTGGATATATTTTTGCAAAATCAGATTTTTTCACAGATGTTTCTTAGTCACAAATTATAGAAATGCTATCTTAAAACCTTCTTGTCCTGAAACAAGTTTTTAAGCTAATAATCGGATTTCTTTTCAGACACTGCTGTGATTTTCACCCTTTACCcaacatatttttccattatattttaaagtataacagCTAAAGTGTCtcctaattttcattttcattgttaacTATTTTTTCTCTAACTACTCTGATCGAGATTCCATACTGAACTTTACTATTTATGTAGTTTTACctaccatcattttttttttttttttttttttttttagtttttactggggaatagtgtgattttccaggacccattagctccatgtcaagtcgttgctTTCAATCtaggaaggtgcagctcagctccaggtcaagttgttgttttttgcttttttgttttgttttgttttgttttgtttttttcaatctagttgtagagagtgcagcctactggcccatgtgggaatcgaaccaatgaccttggtgttatgagcactgcactccaaccactgagtCAACCGGCCACCACCTACTATCATTTTTATTCGGACTTTTAGATCATGTAGTTTTTCACTTGCTGAAATTAAGCACCTATTATTATTGTCCACAATTAATTCAATTacacttaagttttattttaccttttcaatcttgaaaaacattttaaagccaaaattataacattataacttccaagaaaatttgatttctaaccttaaatatttaattttatttcatcaagttgtcatgagaattaaagaaaatattaactaaGAGGAAATAACTAAATGATCCTACAGAAAGtgcaataaaaataactttgctATTGAGAAGCACTTACACCCAATGAAGCTaacatattgtatttttaatatcagAAACCTACTTTTCCAGATTGCATTTTCTGTGTAGCATATAGCATGTACTCAATGAAGATTTATTGTATAAATGGGTAATTGGTTAAATGCtaagtaaaatttagaaaataaaaatgttttagaaacttTCAGGTGTGATTATTCAAATACAAAAGCTAGGACTGTTTCAGTATACTTTATCTTAATTATGGCTATTTAATCTTGGCTAATTAATTTAGCCTTTTCTTTAGTACTTTGGTGTTGTGTGTCATTGATTACTATTCTATACttcacgtttttgtttttttctgttacataAGAATTGATTTTTGCTTACTTATGATATTTtggacttttaaatttatttcccttttcactATGTTTAGAAATATAAGATAAAGTTTTTTACTCTGGAAATCCTGGACTGTAAGATCAACTAGCAACATTGATTTTTAGGGTCTCGGATTTCCAGGGAAATATTTATCCATATAAAGAGCATTTACAGCTTTGTCTTAGTACCAGATTAAATAAATCAAGATGCTCAAGCAATACATCATTCTATTTGATATAACTGCTCTTTCCCTGATGCTTTTTCTGTAAATCTTTCATGCATCATAAATACTTTTAGAAACTTGCTTACAAAATAGATACATGTAGAGACtgtatattttttgtcttataaTCATCTTTCTTGAATAGGCTTCATAGTAGCCGTAACTCATTTCACCATTCCCCATTGTACAAGCCTTGTTGTTTAAAATGCTTTGTATTATGTTGCCTGTATTTTACATTATAGTCATTGGttatattttgcatttgaatgaacatatattccatttatatgtgcTTCATATATGCTATAAATATGCATCAAAcgtgttttattatttctcattttctgtttttgtatatagcaggctttttgtttttacacttttaaatatccattttctATTCTAAATAGTTATGGATAGTtccagccccccgcccccttgTTTTAGTGCCACTTTTAGAGCGGTCCACAATTCTAGCTTACAATCTATGATTTCTAATGCTGGGGATACTAGTATGTGCTTCATTAGTGGCAagtttcctctcctctttttgtTAAGAATTAATGTCATGTGATGTTAATCAAGGTATATCTTCAAttcctgttttcatttgacaTAGTTTTGGGATTCCCTAAAGCTcttattattatgttattgttattataaacTGTTGTTGAATTTTGTGACTATTTCATATTGTTCCTCGTTTGCAATTAAATTTGTTCctcattaaatttgttttctgtagtcAATGTATTAGGTTTTATAAGCACAAAACACAAGCTCTGAAACCTAATTACTGGAAACCTAATAACACAATCATGAGATAACACGAAGTATTACTTACTAAGGCAGAAAGCTCAAagccatttattttcatatatgactAAGACTAGGCCTAGAATCATTTCATACAAAGGTCTATTAACTGAAGTCAGTAGTagttccttcatgtcttttgtcCAGAGAAGCTTAGTTTATGGTTCTACCATGTTCTATACCACAATTGATTTCTCCCCTCAAACTTTTCAGTTAAGAAGGTGATCGTCTTCTGTAAACTatggtaatttaaattttttcataagtAAATGTAGTcaacaagtatttttattattacatcttATTAGTGTTTGGCCtcaaacattttatctttttgtagCTATCTAAAGTTTACATAACTAAAAACATGTgtcatttattattgtttattatttctttctctaggtCTAAAATCCAAAAGCATTAATGATCTGGTAAAGGACATAGTAAgacaacaatttaaaattttccaaaatgacaTGCAAGAGACTGTAGCACAGCTCTTCAAGACTGTATCAAGACTTTCAGAAGACCTTGAAAACACCAAACAAATAATTCGACAAGTTAATGAATCTGTGGTTTCCATAGCAGTCCAGCAAAAGTCTCTTGTAATGCAGGAAAATAGGCCCACTTTGACTGATATACTAGATCTAAAAAATCGCATTGTGAATTTAAGGCAAGAAATGATTTTTACATATGAGAAGCCTATTAAAGAACTAGAAGCAAAGCAGACACATTTAGAAGGTACGCTAGAACAGGAACACTCAAGAAACATACTGTATTATGAATCCCTCAATAAGACTCTTTCTAAAATGAAGGAAGTGCGTGAACAGCTTTTATCAACTGAACAAGTATCAGATCAGAAGAGTGTTACAGGTGCTGAATCAGTTAGCAATAATGTCACTGAGTACCTGTCTACTCtaaatgagaatataaagaaaCAGGGTTTGATGATGCTGCAAATATTTGACGATTTGCATATCCAAGACAGCAAAATTAACAATCTCACCATCGGgttggaaatggagaaagaatcTTTCAGGGGTGAATGTGAAAACATGCTGTCCAAgtccagaaattattttaaatttcaaattaaggACACAGAAGAGAATTTACAAGTTTTAAACCAAACACTGGCTGAGGTTCTTTTTCCCATGGACAATAAGATGGATAAAATGAATGAGCAACTAAATGATTTGACTTACGATATGGAGATCCTTCAACCCTTGCTTGAGCAGGGAGCATCATTGAGAGAGACTATGACATATGAACAACCAAAAGAAGCAGTAGTTACAAGGAAAAAAGTGGAAAATCTAACTAGTAGTGTCAACCGTCTAAATTTTCTTATCAAAGAACTTACAAAAAGACACAACTTACTTAGAAATGAAGCACAGAGTCGTAGTGAAGCCTTAGACAGACGTATCAACGAGTCTGCCTTAGAAATGGAAGATGGCCTAAATAAGAcaatgactattataaataatgccattGATTTCATTCAAGATAACTACAtgttaaaagacacattaaataaaatagagtataATCCTGAGGTTCATCATAAATGTACCAAAAATATGGAAACTATTTTGGCATTTATTACTCAATTCCAACATTTGAATGAGTCTATTCAAATTTTGGTCAATGACAATCAGAGATATAGCTTTGTTTTGCAAGTTGCCAAGGCCCTTGCAGCTGTGCCTAAAGATGAAAAACTAAGTCAGTTCAACTTTCAAAAGATTTATCAGATGGTCAATGAAACCACTTCCCAACTGATAAAATCCCAGGAAAACATGAGTCATTTGGAAGAAAGAATACTCTCAGCTACAATGAGTTCCAAAAATTTTGAAACCCGGTTGCAAGACATTGAATCTAAAGTGACAAAGACCCTCATACCTTATTATGTTTCACTAAAAGAAGGCAGTATGACCACAAATGAGAGAGACCAGGCTCTTCAATTGCAGGTATTAAATTCTAGATTTAAGGCACTGGAAGCAAAATCCATCCATCTTTCAATTAACTTCTCTTTACTTAACAAAACTTTCTATGAAGCTTTAACGATGTGTCACAACACTTCTACACGTATATCAAAACTGAATGCTACCATCCCTAAGTGGATAAATGGTTCCATACCAAATATTCTGCTTCAGAAAGGTCTGACAGAATTGGTAGAATCATTgattgaaataaaaactcaagtTGCCTTTTCTAATTTGACTTGGTATATAAATCAATCATTGTCTAGCACTCTTGCAAATGTTGTCAAGTCTCAGAAGCCAGGAAAATCATTGCTGAAGAAATCGCATACACTTAAGAAACCAACAGTGAATCTTACCACTGTCACGATAGGCCGGAACCAAAGAAACACAGACAACGTTCTATTTCCTGGTAAGCTATCATTGAATTTTAATCTCTCTTTCTATTTAAATGGTATTTATTGATCTGTATGATTTAGCAAGaacataagatatatatatatatatatatatatatatatatgcattcaaATGTGTATCAAAATTCaagtaagtgtatatatatacttcaaGTAGTTCAAGTaggtgtttatatatatatagttaagtatatatataagtatttcagagatcactaaaatatttattgaatctgaTTCCATCCTATGTAAATTAAGAATCAATACAAAACAAATGCTTATAGTGCATATATTTGTCTAGATTTTTCCAAATGTTGTCTGACAAGATCCGTAAAAGCAATCAGATTTGATTCTGTAGAACACTTTTCTTTGTATATGTAATTAAGGAAAGCTATTAGACAAGGAGCTCCTTGGTGAATAAGACCAGACTGTATCTTAGTCATTTTAGCATTACCTGGCAAAATGTCTGGTATGCAACAGGAACTCCACGAATATCTGTCTGACTGAATGAATGCATAAGTGAGCAGGAATTTTATTTGGGTGGATCACAGAAGACCACAAATGCCAAGCTAACTGCCTTAGATCATTGGGcatgctataacaaaataccacagactgagtagcttacaacaacagaaattaatttcttgCAGTTTTGGAAGCTGGGAAGTAAGATCAAGAGACCATTTTCCAGGATGGTCTcattctggtgagggccctctttctGGTTCATAGCTGGTGACTTCACACTGTGTcctggaaggggtgagggagctttctggggtctcttttagaAGAACATTAATCCCATTCCTGAAGGCTCccccctcatgacctaagcacctcccaaaagTCCCACCTCCTAGTAGCATCAACTTTGGGTGTTAGAATTTCAACTTACAAATTTTAGCCGGGACACATTCAGACCATTGCCGCTAAAGCATTTAGACACGATTTTGTAAAAGGTGGTCTTTGAAAATTTGGAGCAGAGTGTTGAGTGTGGTAAGAACTGTCTCAGAAGCATGAAGCTAGCAGTAGTAGCGTGTAGCCGAACTGCAAAGAATGAAGTTTAGAGACACCAGTTAGAACATTATTGGCAAGAGCAATAAGAGCCAGATCTAAGGAAGAGGTAGTTGAAATGAAGGAAACAGATGTGAGAAATGTTGTGAAAGTAAAatcagaggaaacagaaggaTAGTGGAAAAACCAATGATCTGAGGATCAACCAATCATGATTCTGGTCTGAGTTGTTTCAGTAAGTTTCTGTGGAACCTTTGGTAAGGTCACCTCTCTGGATcatactttcttccttttaagtGATGAGAGTGCAATGGGTGTTTTACTGAGTTTGTTAAGCAGAAATATGTTGCAGACTGCATCACTGTAAAAACATGTGAGCTGTTCACAGCCTGAATGCACGGCACCTGGGCAAGGAGAGACAGAATATTCTGAGGTTTTAAATTTAGGAAATGAGAGGATAGCAGCAACATGAACAGATACTGTAAACACTGGAATAAGAACATAACTTTGGGAATAAAGAGGAATTCAGTGCAATGCATATAAACTACTTAATAGTCTCTCTATATGAAATAAGTGTTTTATGAATCTGTTTGGCATATGAGtaatattaaattatcttttctcCATGAAAAGAATAGCTATTGATTTGTACTAAAAGGAATAGCAGTGTTTCTTTCACATAATTTTGCTGTTAAATTATATACTCATTTGagtgaattttgtattttattgcttGTTAATTACAAAAGGGTGATCATTATCCTAACATAATATGACTCCTCATATTTAATCTCTGagtgtttttataataatattaaaaatcataaagtGGTACAAAGGAATTGTCTCGAAACTATTTAaatgattgtatttatttatgactCCCTCCAAATTAATCTGACCCAGGAGGACCAATGTTGCCCTGTGGAATCACAAAACTATTTAGACATATATGCTTCCAGGAGAAAAGTAGTATTTCAATAAAAGATGTTcttctaataataattttaggaaaaataatgatTGTTCTTTTTCCATACTATTTCAATCCTGGGTCTTCCAAGGACACTGCCAATGAACTTCAGTTAAACATTGTAGGATGTGTGATCATATACCAGGCAAATAATggtgtcttattttactttttttaaaccGAGAATACCtggatttaaaaggttaaatgaaacagaagaacttttaaacttttagagAGTAATGAACGCATGTCAGGAGCTTATAAAAATTGCCTTTGGATGTCTATATGGCAGCTGACTCAATATTGGGCTTAATGTGCTAATAATTAACTCAATTCTGGTTCTTTGTCCCCATGATGCCTTGATAAAATTGCTTCCTGTTCCTTTATTTACTGTAAGTAGAATTTTTATAGgcttaaaattaataattaaaagctctttattttatttcagtgaagATAACCAATAATGATGTCAGAGCAATATAGATATATTGGCCTACTTTCATGTGTGGGGTGCATATTCACTTTATGTAGGACCAGCCATGTAATTTTAAGCAGGTGCATAGATAGGCATGCTCATTAAGCCAGACCGGCTTTTATGGGCCATAAACCTGATGGTATTCATTGGATAGCCAAGCAGGTAAAATCTACGCACGGTGATAAAACCAGTAGACTCAGGCGAAGTTCTCCTATAAGAATAAACCACTTGCAAAATAAAGTACTTCCTTTGGTAGCCTGTTTTATACCAGGGATGGGGCACACTGATACACTGGCTAAATTTGGCTGTGTTTCCTTTCACCTTTGCTGTTATATTATAAACACCACATAGCCACATTGCTTCTCTGTATAACTAATACCGTAAGATaatttatcaccattttacaaatctCACAATATAATTCAGATTACAGCTCCCATCATTTGAAGAATAAACGCAGTTTGTAGAAAGAAATCAATTTAAACATCGTTTTTAAAGTTTAATCTTAGTTTTGATAAGTAATTTACTTTGAAGCCTAATAAgtaatactataataatataatattggatacTATTTATTAATACTAAATCCCAGGCACTGTACAAATTATACTctatatgttatttcatttaacaatgCCTATGAAATAgctatttttgttcttattttgaaGGAGCAAACTAACCTTCAGGGAGGTGAACTAATGTatcctgcccaaggtcatgcagcttaGTAAGTGACAGAGACTGACTCCTTGTCTGTTGGATTCGGCTCAGTCTTTAACTACTACACTCAGAGATTATGGAGTATGTTcagctgcctttctcttccttctgcttctgttTGGTGCATCATATCTGATCCAGAGTCTGGCCATATCAGAATATTCCAAAAAGCCAATTGATATTCCCAGGGAGTTTCCTTTCTTGAGAATCCAAATACTGCCCCTTGTTTCTTTGCTGACCAGGCGAAAGTAAAGGTGCTGCTTCTTAGTTTGGCTTTTCTGTGAGAGGGCCAGTGGGCAGTTGTTGAAAGTCACCATCAATTATTCACATGATCCTCTTTTGACTGATGCAGTAGAAGGGCAAACTTCAGAGTGCTCATCCCCTTCACTTCCTTTGGAGCCAGTCCTACATTCACTTATGCTAATTATGATTCCTCCTAGGCCAAAGCTGATAAGCTATTCCAGTTGattctgtaaatatttgattTGTTTCTAAACAATGTTCCAATAGACACTGAGAgggttttatttcatctttgaagATTTGTTTGTACAGCAATTGACAGTCTTGTCCCTGCAGGGAGAGTCTGGCTACTTGCCTTCCCAGAGTAGCTGAATCCTGCTGTAACATAATGTCAGCGGCTCCTCTGGTAAGGATGCAAGCGTCCTGCTCTTGAGAccattgcctttttcttttaaccatttCTCCAATATTTACCAAATGCATTTAACACTCCTTAATATACCTCTTTTATTCATAATTATCCCCTTTAATTACTCCTCTTAAGAAAGATTACACTCTATAAAAGATTTGGTAGTATACCAAATACAACTTTTGGAATTATCATTGCTGTGAATATAAacagtttaaaagagaaaaataagaacctAGTGAATATTTAACTGTTTTATGtaactttaaaatcatttccaATTTTTGTGACTCTGCATAGAGAGGCATTTGGACTGACTAAAGAGCACtgaatttggaattaaaaaaaaagcaaacatggtTCAATCCTGCCTGGCAACGTATTTATTTGtaataagtcatttatttttctagatcttactttcctgatttataaaataagaataacatcACCACCTTACAAATTTGAGAATCAAGGAAATAATGTAATACAGTAAATTAAGTTTGTCataattatatgatttaattttcttaactgtATTCAATGTTCatagtttattttctctaatgttttcacttaatatttgctatataattattttcatatatctatataatttacAGACTCATGGTATTTTATTGTTCCCTATCTTTACTTTTAGAAGTCACTGTGTTTTAAACTCAACATGTGTATAAATGAGCTTATGCTTA comes from Rhinolophus ferrumequinum isolate MPI-CBG mRhiFer1 chromosome 5, mRhiFer1_v1.p, whole genome shotgun sequence and encodes:
- the MMRN1 gene encoding multimerin-1 isoform X1, producing MKRARLFLLLSSIWSGGFGLSDTTQTSEDENSKNMTTALVPLNKIQSLQMLSTTQIMSTETATTPEARTSEESLLKLALLRSETSPSPEGVKNPTIASTERTEKGVLKFQALLFPTKSSIKFSPRAESVVLSNSTLKFLQSFARKSNQQVISLNSVGRVENRSPRETYLNRGDSSKSQRTNYQKSSFETTRGKNWCAYVHTRLSPTVIMDNQVTYLPSGRGPCGWNSGFCPQRSQRTSNPVYRMQHKIVTSLEWKCCPGFSGAKCQLKAQEQQPLIHTHQSESHEAVGRGTAEQQQQQQPQDCGDPAVIQKMTDQMNHQAMKLSLLQKNIDNISLAVTDVRNTYSSLEEKINEDKGKEFESFLKGLKSKSINDLVKDIVRQQFKIFQNDMQETVAQLFKTVSRLSEDLENTKQIIRQVNESVVSIAVQQKSLVMQENRPTLTDILDLKNRIVNLRQEMIFTYEKPIKELEAKQTHLEGTLEQEHSRNILYYESLNKTLSKMKEVREQLLSTEQVSDQKSVTGAESVSNNVTEYLSTLNENIKKQGLMMLQIFDDLHIQDSKINNLTIGLEMEKESFRGECENMLSKSRNYFKFQIKDTEENLQVLNQTLAEVLFPMDNKMDKMNEQLNDLTYDMEILQPLLEQGASLRETMTYEQPKEAVVTRKKVENLTSSVNRLNFLIKELTKRHNLLRNEAQSRSEALDRRINESALEMEDGLNKTMTIINNAIDFIQDNYMLKDTLNKIEYNPEVHHKCTKNMETILAFITQFQHLNESIQILVNDNQRYSFVLQVAKALAAVPKDEKLSQFNFQKIYQMVNETTSQLIKSQENMSHLEERILSATMSSKNFETRLQDIESKVTKTLIPYYVSLKEGSMTTNERDQALQLQVLNSRFKALEAKSIHLSINFSLLNKTFYEALTMCHNTSTRISKLNATIPKWINGSIPNILLQKGLTELVESLIEIKTQVAFSNLTWYINQSLSSTLANVVKSQKPGKSLLKKSHTLKKPTVNLTTVTIGRNQRNTDNVLFPVTEEACSRSPCQNGGTCINGRTSFICACRHPFTGHNCTVKLIEENALAPDFSKGSYRYAPMVAFFVSHTYGMTTPGPILFNNLDVNYGASYTPRTGKFRIPYLGVYVFKYTIESFSAHISGFLVVDGRDKLAFESENINSEIHCDRVLTGDALLELNYGQEVWLRLVKGTIPAKFPPATTFSGYLLYRT
- the MMRN1 gene encoding multimerin-1 isoform X2 encodes the protein MKRARLFLLLSSIWSGGFGLSDTTQTSEDENSKNMTTALVPLNKIQSLQMLSTTQIMSTETATTPEARTSEESLLKLALLRSETSPSPEGVKNPTIASTERTEKGVLKFQALLFPTKSSIKFSPRAESVVLSNSTLKFLQSFARKSNQQVISLNSVGRVENRSPRETYLNRGDSSKSQRTNYQKSSFETTRGKNWCAYVHTRLSPTVIMDNQVTYLPSGRGPCGWNSGFCPQRSQRTSNPVYRMQHKIVTSLEWKCCPGFSGAKCQLKAQEQQPLIHTHQSESHEAVGRGTAEQQQQQQPQDCGDPVIQKMTDQMNHQAMKLSLLQKNIDNISLAVTDVRNTYSSLEEKINEDKGKEFESFLKGLKSKSINDLVKDIVRQQFKIFQNDMQETVAQLFKTVSRLSEDLENTKQIIRQVNESVVSIAVQQKSLVMQENRPTLTDILDLKNRIVNLRQEMIFTYEKPIKELEAKQTHLEGTLEQEHSRNILYYESLNKTLSKMKEVREQLLSTEQVSDQKSVTGAESVSNNVTEYLSTLNENIKKQGLMMLQIFDDLHIQDSKINNLTIGLEMEKESFRGECENMLSKSRNYFKFQIKDTEENLQVLNQTLAEVLFPMDNKMDKMNEQLNDLTYDMEILQPLLEQGASLRETMTYEQPKEAVVTRKKVENLTSSVNRLNFLIKELTKRHNLLRNEAQSRSEALDRRINESALEMEDGLNKTMTIINNAIDFIQDNYMLKDTLNKIEYNPEVHHKCTKNMETILAFITQFQHLNESIQILVNDNQRYSFVLQVAKALAAVPKDEKLSQFNFQKIYQMVNETTSQLIKSQENMSHLEERILSATMSSKNFETRLQDIESKVTKTLIPYYVSLKEGSMTTNERDQALQLQVLNSRFKALEAKSIHLSINFSLLNKTFYEALTMCHNTSTRISKLNATIPKWINGSIPNILLQKGLTELVESLIEIKTQVAFSNLTWYINQSLSSTLANVVKSQKPGKSLLKKSHTLKKPTVNLTTVTIGRNQRNTDNVLFPVTEEACSRSPCQNGGTCINGRTSFICACRHPFTGHNCTVKLIEENALAPDFSKGSYRYAPMVAFFVSHTYGMTTPGPILFNNLDVNYGASYTPRTGKFRIPYLGVYVFKYTIESFSAHISGFLVVDGRDKLAFESENINSEIHCDRVLTGDALLELNYGQEVWLRLVKGTIPAKFPPATTFSGYLLYRT